One part of the Terrimicrobium sacchariphilum genome encodes these proteins:
- the vccA gene encoding Verru_Chthon cassette protein A → MNQPSRTRGFALVITLLLIVLVAIFITATLSTVGTDTQATDANASADNAMRLANVAVQTVISQLQEATTQGPSTAWASQPGMIRCYDNQGQETTWFKLYSAQKMIQSSPGSAGLSQLTADLPTGTWEGGGVFTDLNSPVLSADGNTKLYPIMDPIGAKFSNNSSKAIPGFDIDQSARPSGSNTAPMPVRWLYVLRDGTLVPGEGGGSSGSIKVDGASKSNPIVGRIAFWADDETCKLNINTAADGTYFDSPRFDSALPVKSPTAAQAIGDRQFAVTPPAAREFQRYIGHPAQTRLSTVIPDLAPASPFVRSRAITGVTPFLQWGGSQGGTVTFWDLAGKLEDPATMASPARATPYTTLDEWIFSQNASGGKRSLNTYVEQGGAQKQLVTRSDLNRLQFVLTASSEAPEINLFGKPRIAMWPIHNDFLSNATSAYATRFDRMIASAATLNAASSKPASYFFTRADSTSPTSDYENISRNKELFGYLRRLSGTEIPGFGNNFVAKYTRPGMDQILTEIFDYIRSTNVTDAMLFGTTPATDHTYTKFRQETAPLSSFSSPVRSYDMGRGQVTPIYISEFGTKGFGRFHSISEVAINIGVSKDTTVVDNPTIVPAIYINLFSPSMGPPILYPNMRVQIDTADLLGLKLSVNGTEKPLFSAPAAGSVFSSVPKAVRWHNGSWFPFFWGGAAGPRPMFVEKASGDTSTYAFRGNDILVNKDDKLSFTGGTLHLKIFWADQVGEGKAGNPGYLVQEMTVTLPPFSNLSVPVKNKSRFDYRLFDAFFGSGNNADYPIVDTTDITRSAVATFNGDLRLVSALRTVPDSTFVHPSGLDETKQSLHSMREAFPNTGFKVSTGFNSPGQLVKGVTYGDFLPITGLVSDPNGPDSTGDWDNGLGIIPDGPYINKPDEVGMQYFLDTWTGNKDTYTYYMQGDSGLLTDARGYSSPNRNLASPVMFGSLSTGVPVGGMTAVPWRTLLFRPQRNHFGQTTDPKDYLMLDWFWMPVVEPYAISTTFATEGKVNMNYQLAPFTYVTRATALIGTLGSEYVIAVPTTDAGKYKSRTTSGNPSLNYRNPVKVLESDGVTAGESTGSLRQFKALFDKGEIFRSAAQICGIYLVPSNQSWTSDSDAETFWGNNKLTGDNTRERPYNGLYSRLTTKSNTFTVHVRVQVLKPDPNGADGVWTENAKRIASEYRGSYTINRYLDREQDLPDFANAANFDKSIEGYYRYRVTETRRFQP, encoded by the coding sequence GTGAACCAACCTTCCCGCACCCGGGGCTTTGCCCTCGTCATCACCCTGCTGCTCATCGTGCTGGTGGCGATCTTCATCACGGCGACATTGAGCACCGTGGGCACCGATACCCAGGCCACCGACGCCAACGCCTCGGCAGACAATGCCATGCGACTGGCGAACGTCGCAGTGCAAACCGTGATTTCCCAACTGCAGGAAGCCACCACACAAGGCCCCTCCACCGCCTGGGCCTCCCAGCCGGGAATGATCAGGTGCTATGATAATCAGGGCCAGGAGACGACCTGGTTCAAGCTCTACTCCGCCCAGAAGATGATCCAATCCTCACCGGGGTCCGCTGGACTCAGCCAGTTGACGGCAGACCTCCCTACCGGCACATGGGAAGGGGGCGGAGTTTTTACCGATCTCAACAGCCCGGTGCTCTCCGCTGATGGCAATACCAAGCTCTACCCGATCATGGACCCGATCGGCGCAAAGTTCAGCAATAACTCCAGCAAGGCAATTCCCGGCTTCGACATCGATCAATCGGCGCGCCCCTCGGGATCCAACACCGCGCCCATGCCGGTAAGATGGCTTTATGTGCTGCGAGATGGCACACTGGTGCCCGGGGAGGGAGGCGGCTCCAGCGGAAGCATCAAAGTCGATGGAGCGAGCAAGAGCAATCCGATCGTGGGCCGGATCGCCTTCTGGGCAGATGACGAAACTTGCAAGCTGAACATCAACACTGCTGCCGATGGCACCTATTTCGACAGCCCGAGATTCGACAGCGCATTACCGGTCAAGAGTCCCACTGCGGCACAGGCTATCGGGGACCGCCAGTTTGCCGTAACCCCGCCCGCGGCACGGGAATTTCAACGTTATATCGGGCATCCAGCGCAGACACGCCTTAGCACCGTGATCCCCGACCTGGCGCCTGCCAGCCCATTTGTGAGATCCCGCGCGATAACAGGCGTCACTCCGTTCCTCCAATGGGGCGGATCGCAGGGTGGCACCGTCACCTTCTGGGACCTTGCGGGCAAGCTGGAGGACCCAGCCACAATGGCCTCACCTGCACGAGCCACACCATATACCACTCTGGATGAATGGATATTCAGCCAGAATGCCTCTGGTGGCAAACGGAGTCTCAATACCTATGTCGAACAGGGAGGCGCGCAGAAGCAACTCGTCACCCGCAGCGACCTGAACCGTCTCCAGTTTGTCCTCACCGCCTCAAGCGAGGCCCCGGAGATCAATCTCTTCGGAAAGCCTCGCATCGCGATGTGGCCCATCCACAACGACTTCCTCAGCAATGCCACGAGCGCCTATGCGACCCGTTTCGATCGCATGATCGCCAGCGCTGCCACACTGAATGCCGCCTCCTCCAAGCCCGCCTCCTATTTTTTCACCCGCGCCGACTCGACCAGCCCGACATCCGACTACGAGAATATTTCCCGGAACAAGGAACTCTTCGGTTATCTACGCCGACTTTCCGGAACAGAGATACCGGGATTTGGAAACAACTTTGTCGCAAAATACACGCGGCCCGGCATGGATCAGATCCTCACCGAAATCTTCGACTATATTCGGTCGACCAACGTAACCGATGCGATGCTGTTTGGGACGACACCCGCCACGGATCACACCTACACAAAATTCCGTCAGGAAACCGCTCCCCTGAGCAGCTTTAGCTCGCCAGTGAGGAGTTATGATATGGGGCGCGGTCAGGTGACTCCCATCTACATCTCGGAGTTCGGCACGAAAGGGTTCGGTCGATTCCACTCGATCAGCGAAGTCGCTATCAATATCGGCGTATCCAAAGACACCACCGTGGTGGACAACCCCACCATCGTTCCCGCGATCTATATCAACCTGTTCTCGCCCTCGATGGGGCCGCCGATTCTCTACCCCAACATGCGCGTCCAGATCGACACAGCGGACCTGTTGGGGCTCAAGCTTTCCGTAAATGGCACGGAAAAGCCGTTGTTCAGCGCACCCGCGGCGGGCTCGGTATTCAGCTCCGTTCCAAAAGCGGTGCGATGGCACAATGGATCATGGTTCCCATTTTTCTGGGGAGGAGCAGCCGGTCCACGGCCCATGTTTGTGGAAAAGGCCAGCGGCGATACCAGCACCTACGCTTTCCGGGGCAATGATATCCTGGTCAACAAGGACGACAAACTCAGCTTCACCGGCGGCACGTTGCACCTGAAAATCTTCTGGGCAGATCAGGTGGGAGAAGGGAAAGCGGGCAATCCCGGCTATCTGGTGCAGGAAATGACCGTTACCTTGCCGCCATTCTCCAACCTCAGCGTCCCGGTCAAGAACAAGTCGAGATTCGACTATCGGCTCTTTGACGCATTCTTCGGATCAGGCAATAACGCAGATTATCCGATCGTTGACACAACGGACATCACGCGCTCCGCAGTGGCCACGTTCAACGGCGATCTGCGCCTCGTTTCAGCCCTGCGGACTGTACCAGACTCCACCTTCGTTCATCCCTCCGGGCTCGATGAAACCAAGCAGTCCCTGCACTCGATGCGCGAAGCGTTTCCCAACACCGGATTCAAGGTTTCCACGGGATTCAACAGTCCCGGCCAGTTGGTCAAGGGCGTCACCTATGGTGACTTCCTGCCCATCACCGGTCTGGTCTCCGACCCCAATGGCCCGGACTCCACGGGAGACTGGGACAATGGCCTCGGCATCATCCCCGACGGCCCTTATATCAACAAGCCGGATGAGGTGGGCATGCAGTATTTCCTGGATACCTGGACGGGCAACAAGGACACCTATACCTACTATATGCAGGGAGACTCCGGTCTTCTCACCGATGCAAGGGGATACTCGAGCCCCAACCGCAATCTCGCCTCCCCCGTCATGTTTGGCTCACTCTCAACAGGCGTCCCGGTCGGTGGCATGACAGCTGTGCCGTGGCGAACCCTGCTCTTCCGTCCGCAGAGAAACCACTTTGGCCAGACCACCGACCCAAAGGATTATCTCATGCTCGACTGGTTCTGGATGCCGGTGGTCGAACCGTATGCGATCAGCACGACCTTTGCCACGGAAGGAAAGGTCAATATGAACTACCAACTGGCGCCTTTCACCTATGTAACGAGAGCCACTGCTCTCATTGGGACCCTGGGGTCAGAGTATGTGATCGCCGTGCCCACGACCGACGCAGGAAAGTATAAATCCCGCACAACCTCCGGAAATCCGTCACTGAACTATCGCAATCCCGTGAAGGTTCTGGAGTCCGATGGTGTCACCGCTGGCGAATCGACGGGCTCTCTACGTCAGTTCAAAGCCCTGTTTGACAAGGGCGAGATATTTCGCTCGGCCGCACAAATCTGCGGAATCTACCTGGTGCCGAGCAATCAATCGTGGACCTCGGACTCCGACGCCGAGACCTTCTGGGGCAATAATAAGCTCACTGGAGACAATACACGTGAACGCCCCTATAACGGCCTGTACTCGCGCCTCACGACCAAGTCGAATACATTCACCGTCCATGTCCGCGTGCAGGTCCTGAAACCCGACCCGAATGGCGCGGACGGTGTGTGGACGGAAAACGCGAAGCGCATCGCCTCGGAATATCGCGGTTCCTATACGATTAATCGCTATCTCGACAGAGAACAGGATTTGCCGGATTTCGCAAACGCGGCGAACTTCGATAAATCCATCGAGGGCTATTATCGCTATCGTGTCACCGAAACCAGGAGGTTCCAGCCGTGA
- a CDS encoding LamG domain-containing protein gives MAFLLGRPVQAGEGFVAPDLVTAGMPFQLRLPKGTYQINWGDGTNIVTDSQGYVSHVYRQAGSVTVEVSVTAGGISKPYPWSYDAMIIAAKPLVFLSTPGGDAISGPADNLPRALPLQGEARDVAVESREGTNELSADLWVRLDSLEGRQVLVASREEAGGFALAYEGAALSFSIVGAGVVSFPVGERIAAGKWHHVAVVYDAVPLFPFANTVRVYVDGQLAGDGRIAARHSGPLKFSGIRLGGEGVQGAMSGFALYDKVLFPLSIWDRYSALASPNKWNVSVAFPGSSRVTVVEPKILKTIDVPLDPDPAADNGPAIRSAVTAAQPGTRLRLVDATTGKPGTRFSVKSLIAGNKWAAILIEGKQDLELNGGGATLVFSQAMARYLYILKSARIAVRDLSFDIDPTYARPGLYAKILDLNRETGVVTAQLVNGRDGSPDPIIPSRASYWRWRPHDPVTLRHSEKGPAFRSDIYAEKPVPDGSGRPGVIVFKAKKKPEDKFWDELKQYVEGDNFYMINNGDFSSNAVSLDFSEDVVFERVNYYATLGMVFLSSDIRRVRVAHCVIGIPPGMTAEDRPLSAGADGYHFHLTQGDIVFENNEVTLTDDDPISIKDSMWGKLKRLDNYTLDVGAKGFTKGDPVELLTPEYESAGYKATVVRADGTKLTLSVALPATIVPGSVLMNRSHHTKNWILRGNYFHDYYGRIMLYTDYGTVVGNRVHDSLYHLGISNAYFEVAGVSRNVVTHRNLFDSTNADTANWGGNATVTVFNQITYSANSFVGGRLLLDQVSGGAMIRNAFYRKEQSPRGSSIQIKGSRNVVVSDNLQFGPGADQFLLKSDNNTNLIETRNRVVK, from the coding sequence GTGGCATTCCTCCTGGGTCGACCTGTACAGGCAGGGGAGGGCTTTGTTGCTCCTGATCTGGTGACGGCTGGAATGCCATTTCAGTTGAGGCTGCCAAAGGGGACATATCAGATCAACTGGGGCGACGGGACGAATATTGTCACGGATTCCCAGGGATATGTTTCGCATGTCTATCGGCAGGCGGGCAGCGTGACAGTGGAGGTTTCGGTTACGGCCGGAGGCATAAGCAAACCCTATCCTTGGAGCTATGACGCGATGATCATTGCGGCCAAGCCGCTGGTTTTTCTCTCAACTCCGGGAGGAGATGCCATATCGGGGCCTGCCGACAACCTGCCTCGCGCTTTGCCGTTGCAGGGAGAAGCCAGGGATGTTGCGGTGGAGAGTCGGGAGGGCACGAACGAGCTCTCCGCGGATTTGTGGGTGCGTCTCGATTCTCTGGAGGGGCGCCAGGTGCTGGTAGCGAGCCGGGAGGAGGCGGGTGGATTTGCGCTGGCTTATGAGGGAGCTGCGTTGTCTTTTTCGATCGTTGGCGCTGGAGTGGTTTCATTTCCTGTAGGGGAGCGGATTGCTGCCGGGAAATGGCATCATGTGGCAGTGGTATACGACGCAGTGCCGCTATTTCCCTTTGCCAACACGGTGAGGGTGTATGTTGACGGTCAACTCGCGGGCGATGGGCGGATAGCTGCCCGCCATTCCGGCCCGCTGAAGTTCTCTGGAATCCGCTTGGGAGGAGAGGGCGTGCAGGGGGCTATGTCCGGTTTTGCGCTGTATGACAAGGTGCTCTTCCCGCTCAGTATCTGGGATCGGTACTCTGCACTTGCTTCTCCCAATAAATGGAATGTCTCTGTCGCATTTCCAGGATCGAGCAGGGTCACCGTGGTGGAACCAAAAATCCTGAAGACCATTGATGTCCCGCTTGATCCTGATCCCGCGGCGGATAATGGACCGGCCATCCGGAGTGCCGTCACGGCAGCGCAGCCTGGAACCCGCCTCAGGCTTGTCGATGCGACCACGGGAAAGCCGGGTACACGGTTCTCTGTGAAATCACTGATAGCGGGAAACAAGTGGGCGGCGATCCTTATTGAGGGCAAGCAGGATCTGGAGTTGAACGGAGGAGGCGCGACGCTCGTCTTTTCCCAGGCGATGGCCCGATACCTCTATATCCTGAAGTCCGCGCGCATCGCCGTGCGCGACCTTTCGTTCGACATCGATCCGACGTATGCGAGGCCGGGACTGTATGCAAAAATTCTCGATTTGAACCGGGAAACCGGTGTGGTGACCGCGCAATTGGTCAATGGACGTGATGGATCCCCTGATCCTATCATTCCCAGCCGGGCGTCTTATTGGCGGTGGAGACCGCATGATCCGGTCACCTTGCGCCATAGCGAAAAAGGTCCGGCCTTTCGGAGTGACATTTACGCAGAAAAGCCTGTTCCGGATGGTTCTGGCCGCCCGGGAGTAATTGTATTCAAGGCGAAAAAGAAGCCGGAGGACAAATTTTGGGATGAGCTGAAACAGTACGTGGAAGGCGATAACTTCTACATGATCAACAATGGTGATTTTTCATCGAACGCGGTGAGCCTGGACTTCAGCGAAGACGTGGTCTTTGAGCGGGTGAACTATTACGCCACACTTGGAATGGTGTTTCTTTCCTCGGATATTCGCCGGGTACGTGTCGCACATTGCGTGATCGGTATTCCGCCGGGCATGACCGCGGAGGATCGCCCGTTGTCCGCTGGCGCGGACGGGTATCACTTTCACCTGACTCAGGGAGATATCGTATTCGAGAATAACGAGGTCACCCTTACGGATGACGATCCGATCAGCATAAAGGACAGCATGTGGGGAAAGCTGAAGAGGCTGGACAATTATACACTCGATGTCGGCGCGAAAGGTTTTACCAAGGGTGATCCGGTCGAGCTTTTAACACCCGAATATGAATCTGCGGGATATAAGGCAACGGTAGTGCGGGCGGACGGGACCAAACTGACACTCAGCGTCGCTCTGCCGGCGACGATCGTCCCAGGCAGCGTTCTGATGAATCGCAGTCATCATACAAAAAATTGGATATTGAGAGGGAACTACTTCCACGACTACTACGGGCGGATCATGCTCTATACGGACTACGGGACGGTGGTCGGGAACCGTGTCCATGACAGTCTTTATCACCTCGGGATCAGCAATGCCTACTTTGAGGTGGCGGGAGTTTCGCGCAATGTGGTGACCCATAGAAACCTTTTTGATAGCACCAATGCGGATACGGCAAACTGGGGAGGGAATGCCACAGTAACGGTTTTTAATCAGATTACCTACTCCGCAAACAGCTTTGTGGGGGGGCGTCTGCTACTCGACCAGGTATCTGGTGGAGCGATGATCCGTAATGCCTTTTACCGCAAAGAGCAATCCCCTCGCGGAAGTTCGATCCAGATCAAGGGTAGTCGCAATGTGGTTGTCTCGGACAACCTGCAGTTTGGACCTGGAGCGGATCAGTTTCTGTTGAAAAGTGACAACAATACCAACCTGATCGAGACCCGGAACCGCGTCGTGAAGTGA
- a CDS encoding substrate-binding domain-containing protein yields MARRVPHTKHFHVSKLLSDHIQSMSAGELLPTMEELKAAYECSQITITHALERLRLQGLIEKPHGKKRLVVAQTSARSRFRVALIRPLWYSPDFEQITNRLYEMGHREQFGFGVHIYSDIHDLDIEQILKQYDAGLLIGTQGITSDQIHAVNSARKPVVFLRERPKSAKASAVWVDDSEVGRLATRHLLDLGHTHIAAMLSEPYNPSATARLQGWRSEMLKAGISDLRDLVIDCSVQHGPDSISSAYERLSQRLDAMPVLPFTAVFCLSWTGALGALRAFRERNIRVPGDVSLVTYSSESPLCDFTDPPLTTVQIDLNQFTREVIHLVEQNLASSSSKSTHRHITLRPHLVSRSSAQSVHPGDRKQKRASRGH; encoded by the coding sequence ATGGCGCGTCGAGTTCCCCATACCAAGCATTTTCATGTCTCCAAGCTCCTCAGTGATCACATCCAGTCAATGAGTGCAGGGGAGCTCCTCCCGACCATGGAAGAGCTGAAGGCGGCATATGAATGCTCCCAGATCACGATCACTCATGCACTGGAGAGGCTGAGACTGCAGGGCCTCATCGAGAAGCCGCACGGTAAAAAGCGGCTCGTGGTGGCACAAACCAGCGCACGCTCCAGATTTCGCGTGGCTCTTATTAGACCCCTCTGGTACTCGCCGGACTTCGAACAAATCACCAACCGGCTCTACGAAATGGGCCATCGTGAGCAGTTTGGCTTCGGAGTCCACATCTATAGCGACATCCACGACCTCGATATCGAGCAGATCCTGAAACAGTACGACGCAGGGCTGCTTATTGGCACACAGGGCATCACATCTGACCAGATTCACGCAGTAAACAGCGCACGAAAGCCTGTCGTGTTTCTTCGGGAAAGGCCCAAGTCCGCGAAAGCCAGTGCCGTATGGGTCGACGACAGCGAAGTCGGCCGCCTGGCTACCCGGCACCTGCTGGACCTGGGCCATACGCACATCGCCGCAATGTTGAGCGAACCCTATAACCCGTCGGCTACGGCCCGCCTGCAAGGCTGGCGGAGTGAAATGCTGAAAGCGGGCATTTCGGATCTCCGAGACCTGGTGATTGACTGTTCCGTCCAGCATGGTCCTGACTCGATCTCCAGTGCCTATGAGCGCCTCAGCCAGCGCCTGGATGCCATGCCTGTGCTCCCTTTCACCGCGGTATTCTGCTTGAGCTGGACGGGCGCACTAGGAGCTCTAAGGGCTTTCCGCGAGAGAAACATCCGCGTACCAGGGGATGTGAGTCTCGTCACGTACTCGAGCGAGTCGCCATTATGCGACTTTACAGACCCTCCGCTCACAACCGTACAAATCGATCTGAATCAGTTCACTCGTGAGGTCATTCACCTTGTGGAGCAAAACCTCGCCAGCTCATCTTCAAAATCCACCCACCGACATATCACCCTCCGGCCGCATCTGGTCAGTCGCAGCAGCGCTCAGTCCGTTCACCCCGGCGACAGGAAGCAAAAACGGGCTTCCCGGGGACACTGA
- the galB gene encoding beta-galactosidase GalB: MKKILMNFLTMVATLLVGFPMLGGAVEAAETQARERSSFNADWRFIKGDPEEVGDTFRLPEINKWLASQRSEYEVGKTALRPEGNLGAAVSYVAPGFDDGSWRKLNLPHDWGIEGPFNQEYDGETGKLPWWGVAWYRKHFEVPAADRGSQLYLDFDGAMSYALVWVNGKFAGGWPYGYSSFRVDITPYVNFGGENVVAVRLDNPPNSSRWYPGGGIYRNVWLVRTSPVHVAHWGTQVTTPQISAAVGKVELKTSVVNNTEAPASVSLKNSIYVLDRAGAKVGKAVASGATPPLSIAPGERKEIPAQLAVPRPDLWSPETPARYVVVTDVLQGNNVVDQYETPLGFRTIAYHAKDGFMLNGKPYKFQGVCNHHDLGALGTAVNYRALERQVELLKEMGGNAIRTSHNPPAPELLEICDRLGMLVMVEAFDCWASGKKPNDYGRLFKEWHEADLRAMVRRDRNHPSVVIWSTGNEIAEQNGPWLSEKLTRIVHEEDSTRPVSVGCNWLEAGFNGFQKSVDIFGFNYKPGVYERFHNENPDIPIYGSETASTISTRGEYFFPLDHGGQSDFQMSSYDLYFPGWATTPDTEFKAQDKYPYVMGEFVWTGFDYLGEPTPYNKDTTNLLNMADPEAKAKLKEELDRLGKIQVPSRSSYFGILDLAGFKKDRFYIYQAKWRPDFPMAHILPHWNWPDRIGQVTPVHVYTSGDEAELFLNGKSLGRKKKEAGQYRLRWDDVKYEPGELRVVAYKNGRQWAEDKVVTTGEASQLALSPDRARISADGKDLSFVTVKVEDGKGRVVPRSGNEVKFEISGPGELDAVDNGNPVSHESFQASERKAFNGLALAIVRSKPGEKGEIKLKAVSAGLVAAETTISAE, translated from the coding sequence ATGAAAAAGATATTGATGAATTTCCTGACGATGGTTGCGACTTTACTCGTTGGCTTTCCAATGCTCGGGGGTGCGGTGGAGGCTGCGGAAACGCAGGCCCGCGAGCGCTCCAGCTTCAATGCCGACTGGCGATTCATCAAGGGTGATCCTGAAGAGGTGGGAGATACATTCCGACTGCCCGAGATCAATAAATGGCTCGCGAGCCAGCGGTCGGAGTACGAGGTCGGAAAGACAGCGTTGCGCCCGGAGGGTAATCTCGGTGCCGCAGTGAGCTATGTAGCGCCGGGCTTTGATGATGGCTCCTGGCGGAAGCTTAATCTGCCTCACGATTGGGGCATCGAGGGGCCTTTCAATCAGGAGTATGATGGCGAAACGGGGAAGCTGCCTTGGTGGGGGGTGGCATGGTACCGCAAACATTTCGAAGTGCCTGCCGCTGACAGGGGGAGTCAGCTCTACCTGGATTTTGACGGAGCGATGTCTTATGCGCTCGTGTGGGTGAATGGGAAGTTTGCTGGCGGATGGCCGTATGGATACAGCTCGTTTCGCGTCGACATCACCCCGTATGTGAATTTTGGAGGAGAGAATGTCGTGGCTGTCCGGCTGGATAATCCCCCGAATTCCTCGCGGTGGTATCCTGGCGGCGGGATCTACCGCAATGTCTGGTTGGTGCGCACCTCTCCCGTGCATGTCGCGCACTGGGGGACCCAGGTGACGACACCCCAGATCAGCGCTGCAGTTGGCAAAGTCGAGTTGAAAACCTCGGTTGTGAACAACACCGAAGCTCCAGCCTCGGTGTCTCTGAAAAATTCCATTTACGTACTGGATCGTGCTGGAGCCAAAGTCGGCAAAGCGGTGGCATCGGGCGCCACTCCGCCCCTTTCTATTGCACCGGGCGAGAGGAAAGAGATCCCTGCGCAGCTTGCAGTTCCCCGGCCTGACCTCTGGAGTCCCGAGACGCCTGCCCGGTATGTGGTGGTGACCGATGTCCTCCAGGGAAACAATGTGGTCGACCAGTACGAGACGCCTCTCGGCTTCCGGACGATTGCATATCATGCAAAGGACGGATTCATGCTCAATGGCAAGCCTTACAAGTTTCAGGGGGTGTGCAATCATCACGATCTCGGCGCCTTGGGAACAGCTGTCAACTATCGGGCGCTGGAGCGTCAGGTGGAGTTGCTCAAGGAGATGGGTGGCAATGCCATTCGCACGAGTCACAATCCTCCGGCGCCGGAACTGCTGGAGATCTGTGATCGGCTCGGCATGCTCGTGATGGTAGAGGCCTTTGACTGTTGGGCCTCGGGCAAGAAACCAAACGATTATGGTCGTCTATTCAAGGAATGGCATGAGGCGGATCTTCGAGCGATGGTGCGCCGCGACCGGAATCATCCCAGCGTGGTAATCTGGAGCACCGGCAACGAAATCGCCGAGCAGAATGGTCCCTGGCTTTCTGAGAAACTGACCAGGATCGTGCACGAGGAGGACAGCACACGGCCTGTATCGGTCGGGTGCAACTGGCTCGAAGCCGGATTCAATGGTTTTCAGAAGTCCGTAGATATTTTTGGCTTCAACTATAAGCCGGGCGTCTATGAGCGCTTCCACAACGAAAACCCGGATATCCCGATCTATGGGTCGGAAACCGCGTCGACGATCAGCACGCGAGGGGAATATTTCTTCCCGTTGGATCACGGTGGCCAGTCCGATTTTCAGATGAGCTCATATGACTTGTATTTCCCGGGATGGGCAACGACTCCCGATACGGAGTTCAAGGCTCAGGACAAGTATCCATACGTGATGGGTGAGTTTGTCTGGACCGGATTTGACTATCTGGGTGAGCCGACTCCGTACAACAAGGATACGACGAATCTCCTGAACATGGCCGATCCAGAGGCGAAGGCCAAGCTCAAGGAGGAACTCGATCGTCTTGGAAAGATTCAGGTTCCGTCGCGGAGTTCCTACTTTGGCATCCTCGATCTCGCGGGCTTCAAGAAGGATCGCTTCTACATCTATCAGGCAAAGTGGCGGCCCGATTTTCCGATGGCACATATCCTCCCGCACTGGAACTGGCCCGATCGCATCGGACAAGTCACGCCCGTGCACGTCTATACATCTGGAGACGAGGCGGAACTTTTCCTCAATGGAAAGTCGCTCGGCCGCAAAAAGAAGGAAGCGGGCCAGTATCGCCTCCGCTGGGACGATGTGAAGTACGAACCCGGTGAGCTCAGGGTCGTGGCGTACAAAAATGGCCGCCAGTGGGCGGAGGATAAGGTCGTCACGACTGGCGAGGCTTCACAGCTCGCTCTTTCTCCCGACCGGGCCCGGATCTCGGCCGATGGCAAGGATCTTTCTTTCGTGACCGTAAAAGTGGAGGACGGAAAGGGACGAGTCGTGCCCCGTTCGGGGAATGAGGTGAAGTTTGAGATTTCCGGTCCGGGTGAACTGGATGCCGTCGACAATGGTAACCCGGTCAGCCACGAGTCCTTTCAGGCAAGCGAGCGAAAGGCGTTCAATGGTCTGGCTTTGGCCATTGTTCGATCCAAACCCGGAGAAAAAGGAGAGATCAAGTTGAAAGCCGTATCTGCCGGCCTCGTCGCAGCCGAAACAACCATTAGCGCGGAGTAA